One window of Paenibacillus sp. FSL K6-3182 genomic DNA carries:
- a CDS encoding YgzB family protein, whose translation MNKFFFKSAKINEFRLWGLVFTLVGMGVMILGTAGIVFLGQAGKIIAAIFMVIGMISLLISVAVYFWAGMMSTSATMLQCPECSRPTKMLGKTDRCMYCKTILTLDPAQATTTPSEQQV comes from the coding sequence ATGAATAAGTTCTTTTTCAAGTCAGCCAAAATCAATGAATTCCGTCTATGGGGACTCGTTTTCACCCTTGTTGGCATGGGAGTCATGATACTCGGAACAGCCGGCATTGTTTTTTTGGGACAAGCAGGCAAAATCATTGCTGCTATCTTCATGGTAATCGGCATGATCTCCTTGTTAATCAGCGTAGCCGTTTATTTCTGGGCTGGCATGATGTCAACAAGTGCCACAATGCTTCAGTGTCCAGAATGCTCGCGTCCAACCAAGATGCTTGGAAAAACAGATCGTTGTATGTATTGCAAAACGATACTTACGCTTGATCCTGCACAAGCAACAACTACTCCTTCTGAACAGCAAGTTTAA
- a CDS encoding MgtC/SapB family protein, with amino-acid sequence MLLSTLHNPWYISELHILLRLLLALLLGGLIGFEREQSNHAAGLRTNILVCLGSCLLMLLSMYGFSAFVDEPNVRVDPARLAAAVITGIGFLGAGTILFTGKSITGLTTAASLWVVSAIGLAVGAGFYFASATATIMVLVTLWAFNKLEKRYISAKKEHLLKIKANNLSQAMLELNSLLTDRKIIMRKMLLEECEGEEEGEQILLQVYITLPKSEALLVLLDNIKHLEGVRWVSSE; translated from the coding sequence ATGCTGCTAAGTACACTTCATAATCCTTGGTATATTAGTGAACTTCATATTTTATTAAGGCTGCTGCTTGCCTTGCTATTGGGCGGACTTATTGGCTTCGAGCGAGAACAGTCGAATCATGCTGCTGGACTTCGAACGAATATTCTAGTTTGTTTAGGTTCTTGCTTGTTGATGCTGCTATCCATGTACGGTTTCTCAGCATTTGTCGACGAGCCTAACGTACGGGTTGACCCGGCGCGACTTGCAGCCGCAGTTATTACAGGCATTGGATTTCTAGGTGCAGGTACTATTTTATTTACCGGAAAATCAATAACGGGTTTAACGACAGCGGCGTCCCTATGGGTCGTTTCTGCAATTGGATTAGCAGTCGGAGCAGGCTTTTATTTTGCATCAGCTACCGCAACGATCATGGTTCTTGTAACATTATGGGCGTTTAATAAGCTGGAAAAAAGGTATATTAGTGCAAAGAAAGAGCACTTGCTCAAAATAAAAGCTAATAATTTATCTCAAGCCATGCTTGAATTAAATAGCCTACTGACTGATCGGAAAATCATCATGAGAAAAATGCTGCTGGAAGAATGCGAGGGTGAAGAGGAAGGCGAGCAGATTTTGCTGCAGGTGTATATTACACTGCCTAAATCAGAAGCATTGTTAGTGCTCCTCGATAATATAAAGCACTTGGAGGGTGTACGTTGGGTCAGCTCAGAATAA
- the perR gene encoding peroxide-responsive transcriptional repressor PerR: MGASVNLALEQLKMNGVRMTPQRHAILSYLMDSMSHPTADEIYKALSPVYPSMSVATIYNNLRLFVEAGLVRELTYGDDSSRFDSDLSDHYHAICKNCGSIVDFNYPPLLEVERAASRVTGFVVEGHRMEIYGVCSTCNTKSAK; this comes from the coding sequence ATGGGAGCCAGCGTTAACTTAGCACTTGAGCAACTGAAGATGAATGGCGTCCGAATGACCCCGCAACGTCACGCAATATTAAGCTACTTGATGGACTCGATGTCGCATCCGACTGCAGATGAAATTTATAAAGCGCTCTCACCAGTTTACCCGAGCATGAGCGTAGCTACCATATATAACAATCTGCGTTTATTTGTAGAAGCTGGATTAGTGCGTGAGCTGACTTATGGCGATGATTCAAGCCGGTTTGATTCGGATTTATCCGATCATTACCATGCCATTTGCAAAAATTGCGGTTCAATCGTCGATTTTAATTATCCACCGCTGCTTGAGGTAGAACGTGCAGCGTCACGTGTAACAGGTTTTGTGGTTGAAGGACATCGGATGGAAATTTACGGTGTTTGCTCGACTTGCAACACTAAATCAGCGAAATAA
- a CDS encoding DUF4097 family beta strand repeat-containing protein — protein MYTGQHPKGLLLIAAFWLDLTAIVRLADSDGGRHLLLIVYLGIMLPIFYFISVFDSLQSADADNNNPVALNRTHGILLLAAGSVMLILVKPPQAILPWMNELAELCVGPIIIIASILLLSRSRKGRVTMFKLGRFTAAALVLVVGGLLLWDQIQGRNDISLLGQWWPVIFILLGLEIILYSIKFKDIEKKLRFDVGGAMIAVAISLTAYVVTQYADIPYRWLDQFNVDLNGAAEFGEEKGFHYEKTIIKVPLDEAISLIRVVNPNGQVTIRSGDVQEIELLTAVWVDVPGKTEADAIAEQSTVKINPGAEVTLEAKGQTYGANGSRKPRMNMIITVPMSLSDLVEVNQQPTETPLSLGSESIDTIGEEVDAGASDVDLNDQSATEKPTDTDAGLNGQSEQPPQNAEEQKPVLKMKVESGNGSIEVMNLTLPGGLELRSNSGIVSVSNIKGPISVKGNNGGINVKSITGDTSLETKNGTVTADSIEGKLYANTLNGSLEIKQIDGNIEAETKNGKIKMDGAGGSVKADTLNGNIELSSAEVSGDWDLDSSVGEVKLAIPEDAHFTIYGSVTFGNIVSDLPLEVSKKTIRGTIGDGTFRIQINATNSIAIKQFGLS, from the coding sequence ATGTATACTGGACAGCATCCGAAAGGCTTACTGTTAATTGCGGCCTTTTGGCTGGATTTGACGGCGATTGTAAGGTTAGCCGATTCAGATGGCGGCAGACATTTGCTGTTGATCGTTTATTTAGGTATTATGCTTCCTATTTTTTATTTTATTAGCGTGTTTGATTCCTTGCAAAGCGCGGATGCCGATAATAACAACCCCGTTGCACTGAATCGCACACATGGTATTTTACTTTTGGCGGCTGGAAGCGTCATGCTTATTTTAGTGAAGCCTCCACAAGCGATTTTACCCTGGATGAATGAACTAGCGGAGTTATGTGTTGGCCCGATTATTATAATCGCTTCAATATTGCTGCTGTCACGTTCAAGGAAAGGAAGAGTTACTATGTTTAAGCTCGGACGCTTTACAGCAGCGGCACTGGTATTGGTCGTGGGAGGATTGCTTCTCTGGGATCAAATTCAAGGACGGAATGATATTTCATTGCTTGGTCAATGGTGGCCGGTTATTTTTATATTGTTAGGTTTAGAAATCATTCTATACAGCATAAAGTTTAAAGACATAGAAAAAAAGCTTCGATTTGATGTTGGAGGCGCGATGATTGCTGTTGCGATTTCATTGACCGCTTACGTTGTGACCCAATACGCGGATATTCCTTATCGTTGGCTGGATCAATTTAATGTTGATTTGAACGGGGCAGCAGAATTTGGAGAAGAGAAAGGATTTCATTATGAGAAGACCATCATTAAGGTTCCTTTAGATGAAGCGATTTCTCTCATTCGTGTTGTTAATCCCAATGGGCAAGTAACCATTCGATCGGGTGACGTACAGGAAATAGAGCTTTTGACTGCTGTATGGGTTGATGTGCCAGGCAAAACGGAGGCTGATGCGATCGCAGAGCAATCAACCGTCAAAATTAATCCAGGCGCTGAAGTAACGTTGGAGGCGAAGGGTCAAACCTATGGCGCTAACGGAAGCAGAAAACCGAGAATGAATATGATCATTACCGTACCAATGTCTTTGTCTGATCTGGTTGAGGTTAATCAACAGCCTACAGAAACACCGTTATCCTTGGGTTCGGAAAGTATTGATACGATTGGCGAAGAAGTTGATGCGGGAGCATCTGATGTTGATTTGAACGATCAGTCCGCAACTGAAAAGCCTACGGATACAGATGCAGGTTTAAATGGTCAATCTGAACAACCGCCTCAGAATGCTGAGGAACAGAAGCCTGTATTAAAGATGAAAGTTGAATCAGGCAATGGTTCAATTGAAGTCATGAATTTGACGCTGCCAGGCGGCCTTGAGCTCCGAAGCAATAGCGGAATTGTTTCCGTAAGCAACATTAAAGGTCCTATCTCCGTCAAAGGTAATAATGGCGGAATTAATGTGAAAAGCATAACTGGTGATACCAGTCTTGAAACAAAAAATGGTACGGTTACTGCAGATTCTATTGAAGGTAAGCTTTATGCGAATACACTCAATGGCAGTTTGGAGATCAAGCAGATTGATGGAAACATTGAAGCAGAAACAAAAAACGGGAAAATCAAAATGGACGGTGCAGGCGGTTCTGTTAAAGCGGATACGCTGAATGGGAACATTGAACTAAGCAGTGCTGAAGTTAGCGGAGATTGGGATCTCGATAGCTCCGTCGGAGAGGTAAAGCTTGCAATACCGGAGGATGCTCATTTTACGATTTATGGATCGGTAACTTTCGGTAATATTGTGTCCGATTTGCCGCTTGAAGTAAGTAAGAAAACGATAAGAGGCACTATAGGCGACGGCACTTTCAGGATTCAGATTAATGCTACGAACAGCATTGCAATTAAGCAATTTGGACTATCCTAA
- a CDS encoding ABC transporter ATP-binding protein: MESILKLTEVSKSFAGKKALDQVSLTLAHGKIVGLLGSNGSGKSTLMKIAAGLIHPGSGTVTVNGHLVSNETKAITSFMPDQPLTESWMRVEDAIDFYKDFYADFDHKKANEMLAFMNLNKRDRVSALSKGMNERLQLTLVLSRNARLYLLDEPIGGVDPVARTKILDAIVNYYNEESSLIISTHLVRDIERIFDEVVFIREGKIVLQDEVENIRLAHGKSVDEMFKAVFGE, from the coding sequence GTGGAAAGCATTTTGAAGCTGACTGAGGTATCAAAGTCATTCGCCGGCAAGAAGGCGCTAGACCAAGTATCACTCACGTTGGCGCATGGCAAGATTGTTGGTCTGTTAGGCAGCAATGGCAGTGGCAAAAGCACATTGATGAAAATAGCTGCAGGACTCATTCATCCAGGTTCGGGCACGGTAACGGTTAACGGGCATCTTGTAAGCAACGAGACAAAAGCAATTACATCTTTTATGCCAGATCAACCTCTCACAGAGAGCTGGATGCGCGTAGAGGATGCAATAGATTTTTATAAGGATTTTTATGCCGATTTTGATCATAAGAAAGCCAATGAAATGCTTGCTTTCATGAATCTGAATAAACGGGATCGGGTAAGCGCGTTATCTAAAGGGATGAATGAACGTCTTCAGCTTACACTCGTATTATCACGAAATGCGAGGTTGTATTTGCTTGATGAGCCAATCGGAGGCGTAGATCCAGTAGCAAGAACGAAAATTTTGGATGCGATTGTTAACTACTATAACGAAGAAAGCAGCTTAATCATTTCAACCCATCTTGTACGCGATATTGAGCGGATCTTCGATGAAGTTGTTTTCATACGCGAGGGTAAGATTGTATTGCAGGATGAGGTAGAAAATATAAGACTGGCTCACGGTAAAAGCGTTGATGAAATGTTTAAGGCGGTGTTTGGGGAATGA
- a CDS encoding ABC transporter ATP-binding protein gives MMKSSSEIKGTIPVLSLKNVSKRIGGKAIVDRMSFDIHKGEIVGLLGPNGAGKTTTIRMIVGLIQMSEGDVLIQGKSIRNDFTGAIRHIGAIIENPEFYPYMTGYDNLKQYQRMSSDITEERIKAVTELVGLEAAMNKKVKAYSLGMRQRLGIAQALLDNPSLLILDEPTNGLDPAGIREMRQYLQRIAVQEGISILVSSHLLSEMELMCSRVVVIQEGKYVTHRSLSDKEEQFKQLSVVVRVDDIERAGKISTSIDGVEVIQLLKDSSELVLALQNELIPQVVNKLGEENIKIYRITETKISLEDEFLKWTGGSRIA, from the coding sequence ATGATGAAATCATCTTCTGAAATAAAGGGAACAATCCCCGTACTTTCTTTAAAAAATGTATCCAAACGTATTGGAGGCAAAGCAATCGTAGATCGAATGTCATTTGATATTCACAAGGGAGAAATCGTAGGGTTGCTTGGGCCAAATGGTGCAGGCAAAACAACGACAATCCGAATGATTGTTGGTTTGATTCAAATGTCCGAGGGTGATGTGCTTATTCAAGGAAAAAGCATACGTAATGATTTTACAGGAGCCATTAGGCATATCGGAGCTATTATAGAAAATCCCGAGTTTTATCCATATATGACGGGGTATGATAATCTAAAGCAATATCAGAGAATGTCATCAGACATTACGGAAGAACGGATAAAAGCAGTTACGGAGCTGGTAGGTTTAGAGGCAGCAATGAACAAGAAAGTAAAAGCGTACTCTCTAGGAATGAGGCAGCGTCTAGGCATTGCACAAGCACTGTTAGACAATCCATCGTTATTAATACTGGATGAACCAACTAATGGCTTAGATCCAGCAGGCATTCGTGAAATGAGACAATATTTGCAAAGAATAGCAGTCCAAGAAGGGATATCGATTCTTGTATCGAGTCATCTGCTCTCAGAAATGGAGCTCATGTGCAGCAGAGTCGTTGTTATTCAAGAAGGTAAATATGTGACTCATCGTTCACTAAGTGATAAGGAAGAGCAATTCAAGCAATTATCCGTTGTTGTTCGTGTAGATGATATTGAGCGAGCAGGCAAGATTTCTACAAGTATAGATGGGGTTGAGGTTATTCAGCTTTTAAAAGATAGCAGCGAGCTTGTACTAGCGCTTCAGAATGAACTTATTCCTCAGGTTGTAAACAAGCTAGGGGAAGAAAATATTAAAATTTATCGAATCACTGAAACGAAGATATCACTGGAAGACGAGTTTTTGAAATGGACTGGGGGTAGTCGCATTGCTTAA
- a CDS encoding ABC transporter permease: MLNFNGLVLNEWLKMSKKRSFFIAYAVMLLTIVGFTYLIWKMSGDQYPTMLEFAGSIMTTNGVGQIVTIVAIIFTAGIVAKEHQLGTVKFLLIRAHGRSKILASKYTAVILFVCSLIIFTVAAALAAGGIAFGFEATGEVSWLDVAKSMLFQTVYTTIYVTLTFMFGILTRSSGATIGIGMTAVLLEGLMKMLLSSYDFSKYLLFMNTDLSLFTGNESSSGGMIFPSVVCAAYVCLFLVISFVTFKKRDIA; the protein is encoded by the coding sequence TTGCTTAATTTTAACGGACTAGTATTAAACGAATGGTTGAAAATGTCAAAGAAACGCAGCTTCTTCATTGCATACGCAGTAATGCTCCTTACGATTGTAGGTTTCACCTATTTAATCTGGAAAATGTCTGGCGATCAATATCCAACTATGCTAGAATTTGCTGGATCGATTATGACAACAAATGGAGTCGGACAGATTGTAACGATTGTAGCAATTATTTTCACAGCTGGTATCGTTGCAAAGGAACATCAATTAGGAACCGTTAAGTTTTTGCTCATACGAGCTCATGGTAGAAGCAAAATTTTAGCATCAAAATATACAGCCGTTATATTGTTTGTTTGTTCGCTCATTATTTTCACAGTAGCTGCTGCTCTCGCGGCAGGAGGAATCGCATTTGGATTTGAAGCGACAGGGGAAGTATCCTGGTTGGATGTTGCGAAATCAATGTTATTTCAAACGGTTTATACAACCATCTATGTAACTTTAACGTTTATGTTCGGCATTTTAACTAGATCATCTGGAGCGACAATAGGCATAGGCATGACTGCTGTCTTATTGGAAGGCTTAATGAAAATGTTATTATCAAGCTACGATTTCTCTAAATATCTACTATTTATGAATACAGATCTATCGTTATTTACAGGTAATGAATCGTCATCTGGCGGAATGATATTCCCGAGTGTTGTGTGTGCAGCATATGTGTGTTTGTTTTTGGTCATTAGCTTTGTTACGTTTAAAAAACGGGATATTGCCTAA
- a CDS encoding nucleotidyltransferase-like protein has product MEHIKAYFSDSYRDEPHLIGLAVIENPYPYNPLADGLDSLVLVVMNEEIERNDTEHVQIEGQRILIRTIDSNGLSEWLSGGENRNIIEWLVRGEILVDRDGYLSSVRERLLQFPASMREQKQFAEFTGFLRTYLQAKQDLLDGNLLDAYSHVLTALHHWAHIVLIEEGRHPELTVWKQLKRVHPGIYKLYEELTVSPETLEQRVQLVMLGCEFSVMSKMKTSCALLFNILGSREEPWSIAELQSHSTLNILHGDLSLVLQKLVKREYIREVAVMNEAGDIGALELRYMNNVKTS; this is encoded by the coding sequence GTGGAACATATAAAAGCGTACTTCTCGGACAGCTATCGAGATGAACCTCATTTAATCGGTTTGGCTGTTATTGAAAACCCATATCCTTATAATCCTTTAGCTGATGGATTAGATTCATTAGTACTTGTTGTAATGAACGAAGAGATTGAGCGGAATGATACGGAGCATGTCCAAATCGAGGGTCAACGGATATTGATTCGAACCATTGATTCGAATGGATTGAGTGAATGGTTGTCTGGTGGCGAAAACCGCAATATTATCGAGTGGCTAGTTCGGGGGGAGATCTTGGTGGATCGCGACGGCTATCTGAGCAGTGTTCGTGAACGTCTGCTTCAGTTTCCTGCTTCAATGCGGGAGCAAAAGCAGTTTGCTGAATTTACGGGTTTCTTAAGAACGTATTTACAAGCAAAGCAGGATCTATTGGATGGTAATTTGTTGGATGCATACAGTCATGTGCTGACAGCGTTGCATCATTGGGCTCATATCGTTCTTATAGAAGAAGGAAGGCATCCTGAGCTAACCGTGTGGAAACAGCTGAAGCGAGTTCACCCAGGAATATATAAGCTCTACGAGGAGCTAACGGTAAGCCCAGAAACATTGGAGCAACGAGTACAATTAGTTATGCTTGGCTGCGAGTTTTCCGTAATGAGCAAAATGAAAACAAGCTGCGCGTTATTATTTAATATACTTGGCAGTCGCGAAGAGCCTTGGAGTATTGCGGAGCTGCAATCACACTCTACATTAAATATATTGCATGGTGATTTGTCACTTGTTCTCCAAAAGCTTGTGAAGCGGGAGTACATTCGTGAGGTTGCTGTTATGAATGAAGCAGGAGATATAGGTGCGCTTGAACTTCGATATATGAACAACGTGAAAACAAGCTAA
- a CDS encoding GntR family transcriptional regulator, producing MSIEFDNNLPIYLQIMNYIKKEIVIGKLKAGDKIPAVRELALELQINPNTIQRTFQELEREQIVETKRGLGRYVTSEESKIMDIKKEMAGDLLGRFIQGMQELGFANNDIVTIVSQAVKEEDKEKE from the coding sequence GTGAGCATAGAATTTGATAATAATTTGCCAATCTACTTGCAGATCATGAATTATATTAAGAAAGAAATTGTCATTGGCAAGTTGAAGGCTGGGGATAAAATACCGGCGGTACGAGAACTTGCATTAGAACTACAAATCAACCCGAATACGATACAACGAACCTTTCAGGAGCTTGAGCGAGAACAAATCGTCGAAACGAAGCGTGGGCTTGGCCGATATGTCACTAGTGAGGAGTCGAAAATAATGGATATCAAAAAAGAAATGGCAGGAGATTTGCTCGGTCGCTTTATTCAAGGGATGCAGGAGCTGGGCTTTGCAAATAACGATATCGTAACGATCGTTTCACAAGCGGTAAAAGAAGAAGATAAAGAAAAGGAGTGA
- a CDS encoding glycosyl hydrolase family 18 protein, protein MKLTLQESDDLETMYNRAPRRKGNRGVRSIILLFLLGVIAVFCWYGYMRFIPNNEKVDPNYKTEHPIFIQGVEAEQGAIIENDEVKLPLSVLEQVLGVDKPIRYEPDSGSIILTTANKVLHLKTDSLTATINQKPYDLTITAETSNDMVYIPAEPLEELYGLKVEFVKETGTVTLLNAGDMVQLAEATPEKGAAIRTEATIRAPFVQKVPQSQSIRIWKEQEGWLLVQNSEGIIGFMNKKDVKLTSIEKMPEQAAEPPFIAWKVLGNKINMTWEAVYQRKIDTAKIAPMQGVNVVSPTWFELADDKGTIKGKADPAYVKWAHQQGMQIWALFSNSFEPDRTTKALASVETRFSMIQQLIGFAQVYGLQGINLDFENVHTSDKANFVQFVRELTPLLHEQGLVVSVDVTPKSNSEMWSLFLDRAALGNVVDYMMVMAYDEHWAASPKSGSVASLPWTESSLVRIMQEDAVPASKIILSMPLYTRIWTEKKGEDGKIDVSSKAVGMKKVNEIITTKKLKPVFDAKAGQNYVEYTEDGNLMRIWIEDEVSIKARVALARKYDLAGVATWQRAFQTEAIWKSIDDSLKIRP, encoded by the coding sequence TTGAAGTTAACATTACAGGAGAGTGATGACTTGGAAACGATGTACAACCGAGCGCCACGCCGAAAAGGCAACCGAGGTGTTCGGAGCATAATATTGTTGTTTTTGTTAGGAGTAATAGCTGTCTTTTGTTGGTATGGATATATGCGCTTTATTCCTAACAATGAAAAGGTAGATCCAAATTATAAGACAGAGCATCCTATATTTATTCAAGGCGTTGAAGCGGAGCAAGGAGCTATTATCGAAAATGATGAAGTCAAGCTGCCGCTTTCGGTGCTGGAGCAGGTATTAGGAGTGGACAAGCCTATAAGATATGAGCCTGATTCAGGTTCAATCATCTTGACAACTGCCAATAAGGTACTTCACCTTAAGACGGATTCTTTAACGGCGACTATCAACCAAAAGCCATATGATCTAACGATTACTGCAGAAACGTCTAATGATATGGTCTATATTCCTGCAGAACCTTTGGAGGAGTTATATGGGCTGAAAGTAGAATTCGTAAAAGAGACAGGCACAGTAACACTGCTGAATGCAGGAGACATGGTTCAGCTTGCTGAGGCTACTCCTGAGAAAGGGGCAGCTATTCGAACCGAAGCGACTATTCGAGCGCCTTTTGTTCAAAAAGTTCCTCAATCACAGTCAATAAGAATTTGGAAAGAGCAGGAAGGTTGGCTGCTTGTCCAAAACAGCGAAGGCATCATCGGTTTTATGAATAAAAAAGATGTGAAGCTTACTTCTATTGAAAAAATGCCCGAGCAGGCGGCAGAGCCTCCATTTATTGCGTGGAAGGTGCTCGGCAACAAAATTAATATGACATGGGAAGCTGTTTATCAACGGAAAATCGATACTGCCAAAATAGCGCCGATGCAGGGAGTAAATGTCGTTAGTCCTACCTGGTTTGAACTTGCCGACGACAAAGGAACAATAAAAGGCAAGGCTGATCCCGCATATGTGAAATGGGCACATCAGCAAGGGATGCAGATTTGGGCGCTGTTCAGCAATAGCTTTGAGCCTGATCGAACGACAAAGGCATTAGCGTCAGTGGAAACGCGATTCTCGATGATACAGCAGCTGATCGGCTTTGCTCAAGTATATGGATTGCAAGGGATTAATTTAGATTTTGAAAATGTACACACGTCGGATAAAGCTAATTTTGTACAATTTGTTCGGGAGCTGACTCCGCTTTTACATGAGCAGGGCTTGGTTGTCTCCGTGGATGTAACACCCAAGTCGAATAGTGAGATGTGGTCGCTGTTTCTTGATCGTGCAGCGCTTGGCAATGTTGTAGATTATATGATGGTCATGGCTTACGATGAGCATTGGGCTGCGAGTCCAAAATCAGGTTCGGTAGCATCGCTGCCTTGGACAGAGAGTTCTCTTGTTCGTATCATGCAGGAGGATGCCGTACCAGCAAGTAAAATTATTTTAAGCATGCCTCTGTATACCCGGATATGGACTGAGAAAAAAGGGGAAGACGGTAAAATAGACGTTTCCTCAAAGGCAGTAGGCATGAAGAAGGTTAATGAGATTATTACGACTAAGAAACTTAAGCCAGTGTTTGATGCAAAAGCAGGTCAGAATTACGTGGAATATACGGAAGACGGAAACTTGATGCGAATATGGATTGAGGATGAAGTGTCCATTAAAGCTCGAGTAGCGCTTGCACGTAAATATGATTTAGCGGGTGTAGCAACATGGCAGCGTGCGTTCCAAACGGAAGCTATTTGGAAATCGATCGACGATTCTCTCAAGATTAGGCCATAA
- the gatB gene encoding Asp-tRNA(Asn)/Glu-tRNA(Gln) amidotransferase subunit GatB, giving the protein MSEPNKYETVVGLEVHVELHTNSKIFCGCSTAFGAPPNTHTCPVCLGHPGVLPVLNRQAVEYAMKAAMALNCQIADISKFDRKNYFYPDSPKAYQISQFDQPIGEHGWIDIEVGGETKRIGITRLHLEEDAGKLTHVDGGYASLVDFNRVGTPLIEIVSEPDIRTPEEAKAYLEKIKAIMQYCDVSDVKMEEGSLRCDANISLRPYGQKEFGTRAELKNMNSFRGVQRGLEYEQFRQAEILDSGGEVIQETRRFDDALGKSFSMRGKEEAHDYRYFPDPDLVQLHISEDWKQSIRATIPELPDARKARYTADYSLPSYDAEVITSSKKLADFFEESLSYTKDAKSVSNWIMGDLLGYLNANGQEITDVKITGQGLGEMIGLLEKGTINGKIAKTVFKAMLDSGKLPQQIVEEQGLVQISDEGAIQAIVNQIVEANPQSVEDYRAGKDKAIGFLVGQVMKESRGKANPALVNKLLVERLK; this is encoded by the coding sequence ATGTCTGAACCGAACAAATACGAGACGGTTGTCGGGCTGGAAGTCCATGTGGAGCTGCATACGAACAGTAAAATCTTTTGCGGCTGCTCTACGGCTTTCGGCGCGCCGCCGAATACCCATACCTGTCCAGTATGCCTTGGACATCCCGGCGTTTTGCCGGTATTGAATCGCCAAGCCGTTGAATATGCAATGAAAGCGGCAATGGCTTTGAACTGTCAAATTGCAGATATCAGCAAGTTTGACCGTAAAAACTATTTTTACCCCGATTCGCCAAAAGCGTATCAGATTTCGCAATTTGATCAACCGATCGGTGAACATGGCTGGATTGATATTGAAGTGGGTGGCGAGACCAAACGAATTGGGATCACAAGGCTGCACCTTGAAGAGGATGCAGGCAAATTGACTCACGTCGATGGCGGTTATGCATCACTTGTCGATTTCAACCGTGTAGGTACGCCGCTAATTGAGATCGTATCAGAGCCTGATATTCGTACACCTGAGGAAGCGAAAGCATACCTCGAGAAAATCAAAGCCATCATGCAGTATTGCGATGTTTCTGATGTGAAGATGGAAGAGGGCAGCTTGCGCTGTGATGCAAACATAAGCCTTCGTCCATACGGACAAAAGGAATTTGGTACACGTGCGGAGCTTAAGAACATGAACTCCTTCCGCGGCGTTCAGCGCGGCCTTGAGTATGAGCAGTTCCGCCAAGCGGAAATTCTCGACAGCGGTGGTGAGGTCATTCAGGAGACTCGTCGTTTTGACGATGCACTTGGTAAGTCCTTCTCTATGCGCGGCAAAGAAGAAGCACATGATTACCGCTACTTCCCGGACCCGGATCTAGTACAGCTTCATATTAGTGAAGACTGGAAGCAAAGCATTCGTGCGACAATCCCAGAATTGCCTGATGCGCGCAAAGCGAGATATACGGCTGATTACAGCTTGCCTTCCTATGATGCTGAAGTCATTACTTCATCTAAGAAGCTTGCTGATTTCTTCGAGGAGAGCCTTTCTTACACGAAGGATGCCAAATCCGTATCGAACTGGATCATGGGTGATTTGCTTGGTTATTTGAATGCCAACGGTCAAGAAATTACCGATGTGAAGATTACTGGACAAGGCCTAGGTGAAATGATTGGTTTGCTTGAGAAAGGCACAATCAACGGTAAAATTGCCAAAACGGTATTTAAAGCGATGCTGGATTCAGGCAAGCTGCCACAGCAGATTGTAGAGGAACAAGGTCTCGTTCAAATCAGTGACGAAGGCGCTATTCAAGCCATCGTTAACCAGATCGTTGAAGCAAATCCGCAATCTGTTGAAGATTACAGAGCAGGTAAAGATAAAGCAATTGGCTTCCTTGTTGGTCAGGTTATGAAGGAATCAAGAGGGAAAGCAAATCCCGCACTCGTGAATAAGCTGCTTGTAGAGCGCTTGAAATAA